In Phlebotomus papatasi isolate M1 unplaced genomic scaffold, Ppap_2.1 HiC_scaffold_112, whole genome shotgun sequence, the following are encoded in one genomic region:
- the LOC129808847 gene encoding uncharacterized protein LOC129808847 — protein MGNGWGGSHGDLRSPKVLGSPWSLSDKEIALVAFLDIEGAFDKVNSTVLARAMREFKLGQTLERFTTRLVGNRIVEAEVHGAQLSAAVSSGCPQGGVLSPLLWSMVVDSLLVQLNSANFYTQGYADDVCIVIRGKFLSTLCDLMQRALSIVEGWCCTRGLKVNPEKTALIAFTKKYKLEGYRAPKFFGKELTLQKEIKYLGILLDQRLTWKKHLEDRITSATRSFFSCRRLLGRSWGLSPKITLWMYQAIVRPLISYGAVVWWPRVQYKNSALALQRLQRLACIAITGSIRTAPTAALEVLLSLPPLPLYIKAEAGKAAVRLRSAGTWKVGCHPAGHVKIMDAMVKRHPDLLMREDFHLGDRLPQKNLKTVLNTRAEWRDREGVINELGAVALFTDGSRVDGSSGAGYHCPELGIGGSVALGRYTTVFQAEVTAILIGVQTLTESGVSGRKINIFSDSRAALLSISGNKSRSSLVLECREMLETVSLKCEIGLHWVPGHCGIAGNEEADRLAVAGAKTEFIGPEPAVGVSPQMKKTIIGEDLLAQHQTVWTATTKCRVSKLFMPLVDRKRTEYLVSNWVLSVIQSVEVVTTLRKRSYIMYVTVPAFTTPGERYLEKWC, from the exons TCGCTTAGCGACAAAGAAATTGCTCTCGTTGCTTTCCTGGACATTGAGGGAGCCTTCGATAAGGTCAACTCTACGGTTCTGGCTCGAGCGATGAGAGAGTTTAAACTAGGTCAAACCCTAGAAAGATTTACCACTAGGTTAGTTGGAAACCGAATTGTGGAAGCGGAGGTACACGGCGCACAACTGTCGGCAGCTGTGAGCAGCGGCTGCCCTCAGGGAGGTGTACTGTCTCCCCTTCTATGGTCCATGGTGGTTGATAGCTTACTAGTGCAACTTAACTCAGCGAACTTTTATACACAAGGTTACGCTGATGATGTCTGCATTGTCATACGGGGGAAATTTCTATCTACACTGTGTGATCTTATGCAGAGGGCATTAAGCATCGTTGAAGGCTGGTGTTGTACCCGCGGTCTTAAGGTTAATCCCGAAAAGACTGCTCTCATCGCCTTCACGAAAAAGTACAAGCTGGAGGGGTATAGGGCACCTAAATTCTTTGGGAAAGAACTTACTCTgcagaaagaaataaaatacctTGGTATTTTACTAGACCAAAGACtcacatggaagaagcatctgGAAGACCGTATCACATCGGCCACTAGATCGTTTTTCTCATGTCGACGTTTACTCGGCAGATCTTGGGGTCTGTCGCCGAAAATCACACTATGGATGTATCAAGCCATAGTCAGACCACTGATCTCATATGGAGCTGTAGTATGGTGGCCAAGAGTCCAATACAAAAATTCGGCCCTGGCGCTACAGCGGCTTCAGAGATTAGCTTGTATTGCAATCACAGGATCCATCCGGACAGCCCCCACCGCGGCGCTGGAGGTCTTGTTGAGCTTGCCTCCGCTTCCGCTTTATATAAAGGCTGAGGCGGGTAAGGCAGCAGTAAGACTGCGTTCTGCAGGAACATGGAAGGTCGGGTGTCACCCAGCGGGACATGTTAAAATCATGGACGCAATGGTTAAAAGGCACCCTGACCTTCTAATGAGGGAAGATTTCCATCTTGGGGATAGACTTCctcaaaagaatttaaaaactgtGCTAAACACGAGAGCTGAGTGGAGAGACCGGGAAGGGGTCATCAATGAACTCGGTGCGGTTGCACTCTTCACAGACGGCTCACGGGTGGACGGCTCCTCTGGAGCCGGGTACCACTGTCCGGAACTCGGAATTGGTGGGTCAGTGGCACTTGGCCGGTATACTACTGTATTCCAGGCCGAGGTCACAGCAATCCTAATTGGGGTTCAGACTCTGACTGAATCTGGGGTTTCTGGCAggaaaattaacatattttctgATAGCAGAGCTGCTTTGCTCTCTATATCGGGAAACAAATCCCGCTCTTCGCTGGTGCTCGAGTGCCGGGAAATGTTAGAAACGGTCTCACTTAAATGTGAGATCGGTCTACATTGGGTACCTGGGCACTGTGGTATTGCGGGTAATGAAGAGGCTGACCGCCTCGCAGTGGCAGGAGCGAAGACCGAATTTATCGGTCCCGAGCCTGCCGTGGGAGTGTCGCCCCAAATGAAGAAAACCATCATTGGGGAGGATTTACTTGCACAACACCAAACCGTCTGGACGGCTACTACCAAATGTCGCGTGTCCAAACTGTTCATGCCACTTGTGGACAGAAAAAGAACGGAGTACTTGGTGAGCA ATTGGGTGTTGAGTGTAATCCAATCTGTAGAGGTTGTGACAACGCTGAGGAAACGGTCCTACATTATGTATGTGACTGTCCCAGCCTTTACAACACCAGGCGAGCGCTACTTGGAAAAGTGGTGCTAG